GATCGCCGGGAATCTCCCCTCTTCCTGCCCGTTCCAGCGTTCCTCTCCAATCCCTAATCAATATTCCTCATCGGCAATGGATTCCGATCCCAATTCGCGTCGGCCGGGCAATATCGTCTTCTTCAGCATCTCCAAGGATCAGGATCTCGTCCACTTCTACAATGGCGGCGGCgaggacctccgggcgctcgccCAAGATTGGCTCCGCAACGCAAAGCGATACCACGTGTGGCACTCCCACACCGAAGGCAACAAGACGTTCGGCTTCCTGATGCGCGACGGCCTCACCTTCTTCGCCATCGACGACGCCGCCGGCTCCGGCAACGCCGGGATGCTCTCCTTCCTTGAGCGCCTCCGAGACGCCCACAAGAATGCGCCAAGGAAGGACAAGATCGACGGGGAGGTGCTCAACTGGGTCCTCCGGGTGAGATCCGGCGATAAATCGAGGAACGGGTCGAAGGACGACGGGGCTCTGAAGATCGAGGAGTTCCCGGGGTCGGCTGGGGGCGTGATTTCTCTCAGCCAGAGCTTGAGCTTGAGGCTCATGGCGCAGCAGCGCGCTCGGAAGTTGTGGTGGCGGCAGCTGAAGATCGTGGCCGCCGTCGACGTGCTGCTCTGTCTCGCGATGTTCGCGATCTGGTTAGTGATCTGCGAAGGTTTCCAATGCGTTTCTTGATGCTTCCCGTCGGCATTCTCGCGCCTtcaatctgaaaaaaaaaaaagatgcaaTTTTTAACGAGTTTGGCGGATTGATGACTGCCGGCGATGATCTGAAGCACCTTGTTCATGTATCTTTTGGATCTGCTCCTCCCCAAAACGTCTCTTTTTTCTTGTAGATATCGTTCAATCAGAACCAGCTGGTTGAATTTGACCTGCTGTAAATATCTCCATGAACATATTCTATCCGATTCCGCAAAGCGTCAATCCGACTTGATTTTTGTTCATAATCTATCGTATTAATTCTCAAACCTCAATTTCTTGATTTCTTTTCAGTTATGAAATTTACGAAACCTTCAAACATCTTGCATTACCTCTTATTACAAAGATTCAAATCTACCTCATGGAGTTGACTGAAGATTATGGATAAAGATGGGCATTCCATTCCATTCCATTCGTTTCCATTCGTCAAGGTTCAAGAACAAAGAAAGTGGTGATTTAATCAAGCATGGCTCAGGCACAAGCCATTTCACCTCTACATTTCTAGCAGAAAGAAAACTAATAACCAAGTTGGATACACACAATTAGTGACCAAACTTTCTAACAAAAACTGGTAGGTTTTTTCCACTGAGTGAGCACAAATCAGCAATTCTAAGCATAACCACCAGTGTCGCCGTCTTCGAGGTTGCTCTGATCAGCACCAGCGTCCGCATCAGCATCGAGCAAGGATTTCTTTGAGCCAAGCTTGATGGCCTCATCCATCATTGGCAGCTTCTTCTTGGGAGAGAGTCTCTTGGCCTCTTCACTTGTGTAGATGTATATCTTCCTCACCATGTTGCAGAACTCACTGCATACAGATGTTTGTTAATCCAAATTACGACGGCACAGTGCACGATGAAGTTAAGAAAATTGTGGAGCCTTACAGCCAGGGGTCATCGCCGACCATCATTGTGTCGTCCTCATCATCTGTGTAGACGACTACCCACTTTTTGAGTGCACCGGTAAGCTCCCCTTTGATATtgaacatatcttctaacttatGTACAAGTTTATCGTATCCGGATAATCTGGTTAAGTCCACTGCCCTGCCAACTGCCATTCCTTGCATGTGCACCTGCACAAAGAAAGGGGTCTCAGCTACCGATTTTAAGCTCCAAACTTCTGTCGATGCAGAAGAAGCAGAGTTTCGAATTGACAATAAAGCATGGTAATACAGGAATCAAGAGAAGGCATCAAATTGGGAGGAACAAAATTCCATAACCTTGGTGCAGCTCCTGAGTTGCCGGGTTTGCATCTCCCTCAAACACAACTTATCGGTCTCACTGGTGACTGTAGGTGTGCCAGATTGGTCAGCAGATGGTTGTGATTGTTGCTCTGAATCTACTTCCAAAGATGTCATTGACTTGTCCGCCCCAGCTCCGGCAACGATTGGAACCGATGATGTTACTTCTATTCCGCGCCCTTCAGTTAGGTGAATACCAAATAGCCTGCAGCCTTTGTGAGTCTCCTGCCTTCGATCACATGAATCCTTATTGCTGCTTGCCGACAAGGCATCACTTTGAGTTTCTGGTCTGACTGGCCGGCACATGAGGCTGCTGGCAACGGTCGGAGAATTTTTTGTTTCAAGTCCAACAGAATTAGGATTAGATACAGGTGAGAACACAGTGATTGGTTTAGATGGTGAATATAGCTCCGAAACTCTTTGCGAAGTTGAGAAAGAGAACATTTGGGTAGTCTGGGATGGCGTTTTCCATGCACCTATATATGAGTAACAGTGAGAATAACACGTTCAATTTTATTAGCAGGGAATCGAACAACATGTGAGTTGCTTAAATGttgatacaataaaaaaaaactagggaAGACAAATCCACATCTAGGTTAATAGGCTCAAAGGGAATATTTGAAATCACCAAAACTCATAAATGATCTTTGATTCAGTTAAAGGAGAGCCATACCAGACGCAGACGATACATCAGATGAAACAGGAAGTGAAACCGGTGGTCGTGCACGCTTGACTCTCTGAAATGGTTGGGAGATCGGAGGAATAGCTGCGACGAATGGCTCTAATTCCCAAGGAGACACTCTCTCTGGAAGGGCAACTGATAATCGCTCATCCCATCGGACCTAATCAGAAAAtacaaacatgtttttaaaggaTCTCAGCAACTGTAAAACAAGCAGTTTTACACCAAccaaaaaagaattttacaaagttTCAGTTAGGATCGTACTTTTACTACTCAAATCAGGAAGCCTTTACCTTTAATGATCTCCATTCTGAATCTTCCCATTGAGAAAATGCCTTCTCATTTACACCGACAATAGTACCACTTAATCTGCATCATGAAGTGGAAATTAGCTTAACAATAGTAAATGCCAGAATCAACGAGAAATTGTTTCAGTACCTTCTTTCAGGAGCCTCATCACCCTCAAATCTCATCTTGAACCTCATCCCGACAGACAATTTGTGGTTTTTAGCCTCAAGATATTTGTTCAGGCTTACGATAAATTCAGATTGGCTTACTCTAAAGCATTGCACTCATCTTTATTAATTGTTCGATCAAGAAATACAAGTTGATACTTAAGATAAATGGGTTAGTTCAGATGTATTGGAAATTAGAAACTAGATGATGAAGAATatgaaaagagaaggaaaatagCAAACTAgatgaagaaaatgaaaaattccaAACTTCACACTACGCGTTCAAAATTACAGAGAGAATTGTGCAATGGAgtattcacaaaaaaaaaatagcaagaaGAACATGGACATCAAGCTAGCAGATCTTTTGGAAGCAGAAAACAACAGAGAGTATGCAATTTACCGTGGCTTATAGAAGACAGAAAAAAGAGTGCCCGTAGTGATTGCGTGGGATGCTGTAGCAAGAACTCCAAGATGCATGCTATGACTGGATATGACAGATGATGGCATGTTATTTAACTGTCTCTTGAGCCTTCTGACACCAACACGCAGTTCATCGTTTTCCCCTCTGCCATTAATGTGCAAAGATGACATTTCATATATGAAATTAGAAGTGCTATAATTTAGCATCTTAAAGTGAACATAATCAACTAAACAAACGATTTCCTGACCTTAGAAATATAAACGCATCACCAGCTACCAATCGCTTTGAACTAACAAAGACACTCCAACCAGTTGTAAGAAGGTGGCGCTTAGGTTGACCTGGAAGAGAAGTACATAATAGAGTAGTAAGCTTCATTTCAGAGATTAGTAATTCAAATGGTTAAGTGCGATAACAAAATATTTAGTCAATGTGACAAATGACGTACAACCTACTAAAGTCGAGAATTTTGACTAAGCAAAATTACTTTAATCCTAAAATGTGGTTTGCTATACTTGATACTTGTAAAAACAACACTGCACGTCTGTATACAAGCATGCTTTGCTTTTTATAAGAAAAAGCAAGATTTgagtttaagagaaagattataAACATGCAATTTATAGAAAATAATGTAGACCTCGAAAGATGTGACGAAATCGCCAGTCATTTCCTTGAAGATCTTTGGCAATGAGTTCTTGGCAAGGTGGATCCTGAGACATTTCCTACAAACGATTTAACAAAATTATCAGAAAGAACTGCATAAGGTTAATATGGATGACATATGAATAATGTAGCAACGCACCAGTGGAGGAAGGCATTCATCAGCATGCCTTCTGAGGACTGAGAAACCTCCATGAGTGCTCGTATCAGAGGCAGTTAATGTCTTACAAAAGGAGTGAACCATGGGCCTTTCAGGATCAGGTAGAGTAGGATCCGGACTAGTGACCTCACCAAGCTGAAACCACGAGTAGGAATATTAACAAAGAAATAGAAACATAATGGCACTAAAGCAACTAAAATCAACTCACTAAAGCAACTAAAATCAAAATCTCTTATGATGAATCAAAATATGCATCTTGTTATATATTCATTGTACGGTATGATTCTCTACAAAAACATAAACTCAGTCAAGAAAGACTCACATTTGATTCAGGTAAGAGGGTAATCTGCGCAAAAACTTCATCTGTATCTGGTTCTGCCTATATTGTGAAATTATCCAAATGAAAATAGAATGCACTCACTTAGGTTAAGAGCATCTAAATGCTGTAGTATAGGAACCAAATGGAAAACAGAACTTACTCGAAGAACAACGTTGACCACCTTGCATAGGATTTTTGAGGGTAGATTGAATGCTGGCACATGCTGGTCTAGCCCTTGATTTGTTGAGGCTTCCAGCTATAACAAAATGGTGAAAAGAAAAAGCAGTGTGAAATACTGAAGCAAGTAgataaaagtaaaattaaaagcATTACAAGAACCTGCTCCATGTGACCTTGAGGAAAGTAATAAACACGCTCTCCTTCACGGGGTAACGTAACCAAGGGCCCAGCACATGCATGCCATAATTCCTTATACAATGCATCACCAGAAGTCCCTGAAGAATGGAAAAAATTACTCCAACATCATCAAAGTGTTCAAACTGTAGCACTAGGAAGAATACTTCATGATGCAACTATAGCCAATAACAAATTGCTTCCATCGGAATAAAAATAGAGGTAGCAAAATCTTTAGAGAATTGAACTAATCTTGGAACCCTAACAGCATATTATTTACCCAGAAGAAATAAACAGAATGAAGTACAATAGAACTTAGAAGTAAAATAAGAAGGTAGCAAAAGCCACTGGCATCAAGCAAGAAAGATGAAAAGACAGATTCAATTAGAAGGAAAATTAGAAATCATACTTCAAAACTTTATGTAGTTTCTACCAAAAATTAATTTGCAGAAGGGTTTCGTCACCAAAACACCAaagcaagagaaaaaaaaaagagagagaaaaataaattggaaaacaATAAGAGATAACCTTCCATATAAATTTAGTTCTTAGAAATAATCATAACACAATCATAACGCTTACTTAAATATTGGGTCAGGTGAGTAAAACTAACCGAAACCTGGTGAGCTATTTGCAAGCGCCACAGCCATGAGAACACGCCGAACTCTATCTTCGATAGCTATATCAGAAAGGAATCGAACTTTAGATCAATGCACAATCTGGATTCAGTACCCCATCATAAAGCTTTCATCGACAAGGAAAGGAGTTTAAAGTGGAGGAGAAACAAAGTTGGTCAGGATCTCTTATTCCATCAAGCCTTAACTATAAAAGACGGCATAAATACTCATAAAAGCACGCTGATCCGGACATTAACTCCAGCTCCGAATCTAGCCTCCTCTATAAATCCCTCACAGCCAACCTGGATAACTTCGAAGGGAATGCAACACCTAATTCGTATCTGAAGCCTATCAGAGGAACCAGTCTTGATTATTTTACTGCAACAGAAGGGGAAACGCAGGAAACTGTAAAACTGCTCCTCTTCTACGTTCTCAGAAACGGAAAGGACCAGCCTTTAACGCCATAGCAGTCGGCTTTTAATTGCCGCTTAGCCTCTTCCGTGTATACCGAACGCTATGCGCCAGAAATGAAACCTGCTCCGGTGCAAATTCTTAATGATTATTACAGATCTGAATCGCCAAAGGACGAACAAGTCTGGAATTCTTCGAACTCAAAAGCCAGCTTAGCTTATTTTACTCCGAGCACCAAATCTCCAGTTTCTCCGAGCATCCTTCAAACAGAGAAAGAACATATCGATGGAAGCAGAAAGAAATTCAACTGACAACATCACGTCTtaagaaatgaaagaaaaaaaaatctctttggAACCTGTCACTTCTCCAAATCAACAATCGAACCGTTGCAAAATTTGATCAAGAACATTcgcttttttcttcttcttcctttttgagAGAACTGCGATTGGAGAGCCCAGAAACGCGAGAGCGaaatcgaagaagaagaagaagaagaagaagaagagtgatgGAAAGAGGTGGCTTTCTTGAAGAAAAGGagactatttttttatatattacttCCTCATGTTTGTCCGTGCTGCTCCTGCGAGACCCTGCACTAACCCTCCGGCGACGCTGTCTCCTACCAGCAACATTTTGTGCACGGCGCAACACGCCACCGATCCGGATCATCAACATCGACCGTCCATGCTTCACGGCCCCAACCCAGAAAGCCGACGTGGCGAGCGTCCTATGGAATTGCAAGAAACTTCACTGCAACGCGCCACCTTCCGTTGTCCCACAAAACCCGAACCGTGAACGGATTCATCGCTCATATTCGACGCACGTGATCCGTTAGGCTCTTACCGGAAATGCGGATCCGGGTTCGCGGGCGAGGGAGTTGGTCGGAACTACCGAAATGCCACGGACACGGTCGCGTGTGGAAGGCtgctttgtttgctgcatttataacGCGACAGGCGGCAGATAAACAgtgcaaattattatattttattattatttattatcatTATTTATACTGAAATAAATCCAATGAAGGGTATTTTTCGTACttcaatttttatttatttattttatttctcaggGTTTGATTGGACATGAGGACAGAGGAGTATGTGGGCGACTGGCATTGGAACAGGGAGGCGATCATGAGCCATGCAGATACTTatcctttatttatttaattattttggtGTCAAAATcatataattttataagtcagctcaaaaatccaaaacaataCTGCACAGTGGTAATGATTGGAGGCTTATTATAATTATCAGTATTAATTAAGATGCAATGTCAAACAAACAAGgaggttttaaaaaatattaaataatgtgTTTGGCACTCTTTACAGCAGTTGTTGATGACAGGAACCCGAAGAACAGGCATAAAATTATATCGATTAAATCAGTTCATCCAATGAATAGTGAACAACTAGAGAGTGATTGATCTAAACGAAGGACTAAACTTGAGAGTTGTCATTCAGTGATCTTGAAGGGCTTCAAGCAGATGCCAAGGAAAATAACTCATTCAGTGATCTTGAAGGGCTTTAAGATTTTAGTAAACCGAGCAAATTGAATCGGGGCAGTCACTTGTAGCGAAACTTAGGATGCACAGCAAATACACCGGGTCGAGCTTCGTTGAAATGATATCTACACAATGGTCGGAAAGATGTTTAACATACCAGAAAATTAAAGTTCTGTGTATCCACTATTTCACCtgttttcagtgagaaaatttttTATTGCCAAAGGAAGTGAAGCTTGTCCTCTGCTATGTTTACCTATCCCTGCAAAAACATGAGCATTTCCAGTTGAGACAAGCAAAATGAACCTGTGGCATGAGTGGTTTAGTTATTATGTCACACTGAATCTAATAGGATTGGCAAGATATAGAAGCAGTCCGCATATGACAGTTGACAACAGGATTTTGGTACATTTGATGAGTGGATCGAATTGGAGCATTGATATACACTTCAAAATGCAAAAAACATGATCCAAAATATGGGCAAGAAATTGATTGCAAGCTTCTGTGTGTCTTTATGTGCTTACATGCTGAATGGTTTTACAAATACTAATGTGTATACCTGTAATTACTTGTAATACTGATTGCCTTTGTGACACTGATTGCCTTTGCAGAGAAGGATTTGGCGTAGGTGAAGCATGATGGTTCCTGATTTCAGATTCCAGTACATGAAGATGTTGAGTGAGTGCCTTCACTGCTTCAGATGCATGCAGACCATGCAAGTCTAACTTCCACCGATCATCCTGGCTGTTTCTAGCAAGCAAAATTTCTTCTGCTGCCTTGTGGTTCAGTTTATTAGCAGCTACCCACTCCTCTTGAGCTTTCACCGAAAGATGCCGTGCAGAAACGTGATCACCCCTTGAGTATGCATTACTAGCAGCCCGCACATGTTGTGATGCTGCCCTGttatcaaaattgttttaaagatGCACAAGGTAGGTAAAATAACAAAATGCCAACTTCCTGGAGTATTTGGATGGACTTATAAACATCCTAACTCCTTGGGATTCTAAGAACTTGTACAAGAACacacaaataaaatattattcaGATTATGCAACAAAACACTAACAACAATCAGTAGATGGATGGTTCTCTCAGCTAAAGCCTACCTTAGAACATTTCATGGCCCTATCTTTCAATTAATCGTTTAGCCTTCTCAAAATATTCCATGCAattagatattttaaaattttagttgtATGCAAGTGAAATAATTTGTGTTTTGTCACACAACTAGATTGTTCAGCCAAACAGGTACAAAGCTACAAAGATGAGGTTGACTCATTTGTACATGAATTTCTCATCAAGTGTGGATTGCAAAATCAATTACAGTATCTGGCATCTACCCAAAGTGCATTTGGCATCTTTTCCATGTCATATATTTTATTATGCCTATCTTCTAAATGACAATCTGGCTTTTATATTGTCTAAGGTCTTTCCAGCTCTGGTCATAGCTTTCATAATCTTTATTCCCATTTATGAAATTAACATTGTAAAGCAGTAAAAATCAACCCTTTGAAATATTATACCTCACCATCTTCAATGCATCTTTTCGGTGATTCAAGTAGACATCATCTTCTTCCCATTCAGGTTCAGCTGGTATACAGAATAATTTATTTGATATAGATACTTTATGTACATTATCTGACAGCAGACTGTCTTTCTGGATGCAGTTACTTTCCTCTTCACATTTGTCTTTCGTTATCAGAGTGATTGGATCAGAAAAGCCAGCTTCTGCCTCAGTTTTACTATCAGTTGAAgccatgcctttaagaaggacaGAAGCTTGGTCTATGTCATCATCAACGGCAGATAATACATCTTCAATCAACTGCTGATCAGCCCAAGTATGGACATCCATTAGAAGCTTCATAGAAGAAACTCCTTGAGTTTTAGCAGTACCCTGATGATCAGCATACTTTTGGCACACGTTATCAGTTTTTGCCCCAATTTTGAAGCCAGTCTCAAGTGGTGGGAGTTCTAGATTGCGTTGAATTACAAAAGTAAAGGGCTTCATGGGCTTGAAGTTGTTACTTATCAAACTTTTTGTTGCCAATGAAGAATGTAGGTTTGAGAGGGAGGGGAAGGCATCCACATTCTCTTCAGGCCCATCACATTCTTTTTTACGATGCTTGCGATCAAAGGCAGCCCAACCAGGATTTTCAACCCTAGGCTGCTGCATATTGGACCCAAAATATGTTTCACAATCTTGAAAATGCAAGAAAGTTGTTGGACACTTCTTCCCAGTAAGATGAATTAACTTGAGAATATTGCACTACTTTGTAACCCAACTCAATTTGTCAATATCTTTGATCTGAAAACAAGTAGAATAGTTGAACATCacattgacaattgcaataataAGTACTAGGCAAGCAGAAGATAATTCAGTATCTAAGGAATTTTCTATAGTGATGTTAAAAAATAAAGCaatcacaataaaaataaagaacaTAGACGAGCATCGAAGATAATAGAGTTTTTTAAATTGGCAATCAGCAAATTACAGTACTGTCGTTTCAACTACTTGAGACTCAAACCTCACCAAGACAAATTATTttaccaaataaaaaaaatattaatactacAGATACCAGAGTCTAACATTTGAAGCAAAATAAGGTTATGAAAAAAAGGTAACACTCTGCAACTCAAATGCCCATAGATAACCCATAAACAAACAAATGCTTTCTGTTGCATAGGCATATTGGAGAGAACCTTCAGAACAAAACCTTCCATTCTTCAACCAGTGAGATAAATTCCTGATTAAATTTCATTTGGTGATAGCAGGCTTAACTTAGTTATGCTATGTAAACAAATGTTTTTTCTTTCATGATTTTATCCTACCACTTAGTGGGGCTACATCAATTAGACTATTTGAGTATCATGTGTTTTCTTTCGTAACTTCATGTATCGGTGAACTAAATTCTTGTTGAAATTGTGTTCTTAACCATTCATGCAGAGCGCACTTTCACTAAAACTCCTCAATACAGTCTCGTGCTACTTAGCTCGTTTGTATAAACGGAGTCTGCGTTTTAAAGTCATTCCATGATGTGATACATCTCTACGAATATCACTTTTTCACTGTAGCAACTGATGcaaataaataataaagtttCAATTTTACAAACTCAATTTCTGAACATGGAATTTGTTTCCCCCTTTTTGTATTCTAGAAGTTATGAAAAACTTGAATTGAAAAGATGTCCCCTTTACATCAAAACTAGTTCAAACAAAAATTAACAAATCCTACAAAGAATTAATAATAGAATAAAGTAACAAAATTGACAAGTAGCAAAAAGGGGCAAAAAAGAGCGAGGCAATTTTGACATAAATAACGAAAATCCAAAAGCAGAAAGACAATTTGCAATTTCTCCAAAAAATTTTAACACAATACAGAAGAAGACATACTCCTGAAGAAAGAAATTGAAGGTTACTTTCTCCCGCTACTTCGAATCCCGGTTCCGCATCTCTCGAAACCATGGCGTAGATCGGACAACGAAAGGCAGATCTGATGGGCGGCAGGCGAATCTAACAAGATGGCGCGGCACGGAAACGGAGATCAAATTGCAAGAATCCATGCGCGGCGGCGGCGTTGATTCCCCTCGACAACGAGAACGAGGCGAAATAGGGCTCTGCTTCGTCGGGAAGACCTCAACGAGGCAAGagataactatatatatatatattgcatattttaatttaaattcctaAACTACCCTTGTCCAAGATAAAGTTTTGACCATTAGATTAGTATTTGTGAGAACCAATGGATGAGATTGAAAGAGCGGTACTAAATTAGCAGCAGCGTGAAAGATTCGACGACAGTTACGGAAATCTACCTCTCAGTTGGTCAAAGATAACggagaaatagatatttaataaaataactaaaacGCACTAACAGATAACGGAAATCTACCTCTCAGTTACggaaggtctccggttcgaacccgGGCGACGCCAATTTTTAACTCAATTTCTTAGAATCAAATCACTTACTGCCATTACATTGAACTAAATCAGcatttttttctcatttatttttagaaattacaCAAATAATCTCCAGTAATGCAAACATGATACAACAAAAAACAGCATGAAAAATTCATGCCAAATTTGCCTTGCCAACCAAAGTTATACTGAAGCATAAGATTATATTCGGTTAACTCCATCGGCTAGCTACATCTTCAAAAGTCTACACATCATACGAATTCAAAATACTATAAACAAGAAGAGGCTGGTCCCATGAGTTCACTGAACAATAGACACTGAAGCTTCATCGGAACATTATTATCTTACAACAAAAGCCTGTGAGTCACGATAAAAAGGCGATGTCTGCATCAAACTGTCGCAGCACTCCTCTTTAAGAAACAAGAGGGGTAGTTAGGAAATCTCTATGATTTCTTGAAACCTACTGGCGTTATGTACATGTCGTTCGGCATTTTCAACTGCAATTTAGAAAGCATCACTCAGTCAATAGCATTCACAAGCATAAAGTTGTGTAGCAATGAGCATATTTTTACGGAAAAAAGCTACAGTTGTGGATGCGAGAATATGAGGCACGTACTGCTCTGACGGTTCGTCTGGAAAACTACTCGCAGCTGGTGACTGGGAAAACATGATACAGGTGGGCTCGTTCTGGTTCAGCTGATTGATAATACCAAATGGCGGCTGCGACGGATTGGAAATCAAAGATTCCTATCAATAACACAGAGTTTGAATCAAATGTCTTGAGGAATAGCTTCAGAAACTACTCTTATTACAGTAACCTATAAATAAAGTAATTTAAAAGGCAACTATTGGGTAGCAGAGAAAGTGAACAATATCAAAGACGGCAAAGCAAACACTATTGGAGACGGCAAACCGATTAGAAATACAGAGATATGTGGCCAAATGTGAATCTTTTGTATCCAATCATTCTAGGAAACAAACAATGCagcaaatagaaaatttttaatttttaagcacTTCTCTTGGTCATCCTTTAATAGGCACATGCATAAGTAGAAAAATATAGAGTTTAGACAATCTATGATCCACAATTTAGCAGGTTTCATATTAAAGaccattttagaaattataatctTGCAATAGAACCAGCAGATAAGAAatcaataaaatttaaaaaattttgcttTTATTATGACTGGCAACATCTTCAATGTAATTCCATGTTGATACATATTAGGATAACTATCTTGTATTTCAATTAGAGGACGCAAATACATTATAGATTTATGTAAGTCCTAAAACAGTAAAATATTTGGGCTACATGAGAACCATTTGTTTCGCTTGACAAATCACCTAGCATTGCTCAAGTACAACCCTAATCAACTACCTTAAGTAATTCAATGACCTATAATAATATGGGGCTTGAGAAAGTCCTTAAGAAGGGCACATCAGATTGCCTTCAGAAAAAATATAGCAATTAGCTAACTACTTACACAAAATATCAACATTTTTTTGTTCCTCTCCTTGCTAATAAAATTGAGGGGCATTTGCAAATGCTGGGAAAAAAAACATAAGTGCCTCAGTTTATATATCACGATTCAAGATGTCACCTGACCAGTTGAAGGATACTGCAATGACAGACATCTAAAAGAAGGCCAAGGATCATACTGATTGTTAGACACTGTCAAATGTGGCTGAATCCTTACTGGTGGACTTGTCCCTGAACCAGCTAATACATCATCAGATTGCCCTACAATGCCAATTGGATTTATCAAGTATTATTGTTGATCTAGTAACTCATAAATTTCATTAATGAGTTTACCaaccttttctttctcttttcctcgTTATCCTTTCTTCTGCTATCAGAACCTTTCGACGCCTATGTTGTTTATTGGGGTTCTTGTAGAAATTTGTCCCTTGATTTCTCAGCTTTCCGTCTTCCTTATT
This region of Zingiber officinale cultivar Zhangliang chromosome 9A, Zo_v1.1, whole genome shotgun sequence genomic DNA includes:
- the LOC122020429 gene encoding uncharacterized protein LOC122020429, producing the protein MQQPRVENPGWAAFDRKHRKKECDGPEENVDAFPSLSNLHSSLATKSLISNNFKPMKPFTFVIQRNLELPPLETGFKIGAKTDNVCQKYADHQGTAKTQGVSSMKLLMDVHTWADQQLIEDVLSAVDDDIDQASVLLKGMASTDSKTEAEAGFSDPITLITKDKCEEESNCIQKDSLLSDNVHKVSISNKLFCIPAEPEWEEDDVYLNHRKDALKMVRAASQHVRAASNAYSRGDHVSARHLSVKAQEEWVAANKLNHKAAEEILLARNSQDDRWKLDLHGLHASEAVKALTQHLHVLESEIRNHHASPTPNPSLQRQSVSQRQSVLQVITGIGKHSRGQASLPLAIKNFLTENRYHFNEARPGVFAVHPKFRYK
- the LOC122020706 gene encoding auxin response factor 7-like isoform X2, which encodes MHCIRNYGMHVLGPWLRYPVKESVFITFLKLEASTNQGLDQHVPAFNLPSKILCKVVNVVLRAEPDTDEVFAQITLLPESNLGEVTSPDPTLPDPERPMVHSFCKTLTASDTSTHGGFSVLRRHADECLPPLEMSQDPPCQELIAKDLQGNDWRFRHIFRGQPKRHLLTTGWSVFVSSKRLVAGDAFIFLRGENDELRVGVRRLKRQLNNMPSSVISSHSMHLGVLATASHAITTGTLFSVFYKPRVSQSEFIVSLNKYLEAKNHKLSVGMRFKMRFEGDEAPERRLSGTIVGVNEKAFSQWEDSEWRSLKVRWDERLSVALPERVSPWELEPFVAAIPPISQPFQRVKRARPPVSLPVSSDVSSASGAWKTPSQTTQMFSFSTSQRVSELYSPSKPITVFSPVSNPNSVGLETKNSPTVASSLMCRPVRPETQSDALSASSNKDSCDRRQETHKGCRLFGIHLTEGRGIEVTSSVPIVAGAGADKSMTSLEVDSEQQSQPSADQSGTPTVTSETDKLCLREMQTRQLRSCTKVHMQGMAVGRAVDLTRLSGYDKLVHKLEDMFNIKGELTGALKKWVVVYTDDEDDTMMVGDDPWLEFCNMVRKIYIYTSEEAKRLSPKKKLPMMDEAIKLGSKKSLLDADADAGADQSNLEDGDTGGYA
- the LOC122019360 gene encoding phytolongin Phyl1.2-like, translating into MDSDPNSRRPGNIVFFSISKDQDLVHFYNGGGEDLRALAQDWLRNAKRYHVWHSHTEGNKTFGFLMRDGLTFFAIDDAAGSGNAGMLSFLERLRDAHKNAPRKDKIDGEVLNWVLRVRSGDKSRNGSKDDGALKIEEFPGSAGGVISLSQSLSLRLMAQQRARKLWWRQLKIVAAVDVLLCLAMFAICYEIYETFKHLALPLITKIQIYLMELTEDYG
- the LOC122020706 gene encoding auxin response factor 7-like isoform X1, which codes for MAVALANSSPGFGTSGDALYKELWHACAGPLVTLPREGERVYYFPQGHMEQLEASTNQGLDQHVPAFNLPSKILCKVVNVVLRAEPDTDEVFAQITLLPESNLGEVTSPDPTLPDPERPMVHSFCKTLTASDTSTHGGFSVLRRHADECLPPLEMSQDPPCQELIAKDLQGNDWRFRHIFRGQPKRHLLTTGWSVFVSSKRLVAGDAFIFLRGENDELRVGVRRLKRQLNNMPSSVISSHSMHLGVLATASHAITTGTLFSVFYKPRVSQSEFIVSLNKYLEAKNHKLSVGMRFKMRFEGDEAPERRLSGTIVGVNEKAFSQWEDSEWRSLKVRWDERLSVALPERVSPWELEPFVAAIPPISQPFQRVKRARPPVSLPVSSDVSSASGAWKTPSQTTQMFSFSTSQRVSELYSPSKPITVFSPVSNPNSVGLETKNSPTVASSLMCRPVRPETQSDALSASSNKDSCDRRQETHKGCRLFGIHLTEGRGIEVTSSVPIVAGAGADKSMTSLEVDSEQQSQPSADQSGTPTVTSETDKLCLREMQTRQLRSCTKVHMQGMAVGRAVDLTRLSGYDKLVHKLEDMFNIKGELTGALKKWVVVYTDDEDDTMMVGDDPWLEFCNMVRKIYIYTSEEAKRLSPKKKLPMMDEAIKLGSKKSLLDADADAGADQSNLEDGDTGGYA